CTATTTCACCTATCTCCATATATATAGGGATATGCTATTATTAACTAATCATCTAATATTCTAATTCAACCTTAGGATTAAACTCTGAAATGCCCATGTAACTTTCTTCTCCTTTGGACTGATGCTGGGAAAAAGCTTTGATGATGATCTTGAAAGGACTTGACGGATTTTGCCCTGTAGGGCAAGCGAAGAAGCACCGGTTCAAGGCAAGGATGCGaccacatatatatatttggtacaaatggtttttatatttgtatgtaCATGTATGTATATCTTACTCTTCCTCTCCTCCCACTCTTTCCTGATTCCGAACAATGGAATGCACAATCCGATGCACTTTTTGGGGGAGCTTTGGGTCTTACAACAAGCAATTGAACATCAGAGAGACTTGGCATGACGTACTCATACATAGTGGGATAATTGTCGGAATGTGATGACCACACCACGCATTCTTTTGCATTCTCTTGATATTAGCGTGTTGTTTTCAGAATTCAAAGGAAAACCCATCACCATTTTTTACAGTTATCGACAGGaatattctttttctctccCTCCAACAACCATTATTTTCATGTAAACACAGTAGAGACTGAGTCCCCAGCCACCCATTTTCCCTCTCCCCAAACATGCAACCATCACACTTATTATACACACACATAAATGTACAACTAGACAAAACTATGTGAGACTGATTTCAGTTTACCACGTTTATATTAATACACAGTCTGAAGCATGAGGACGGACGCGTTGCTTTCAATATCTGTATGAATACGTGCAAGTGTACTTTTTTTATGCTCCTCTTGCCCAATCCCTTCACACTCTTACAAATTAAGTCTGAAGCATGAGGACGGACACCTTTCATAGACTTAAGATTCTTTCAAGTAGCGACAAaccaatggaagaaaaaaaaataaagtaggtACCCGGAATCTAAGGTCCGCATTCTACGGTTTGCTCTATCATAGAATAAACCCATTTGCttattcatcaactttatttccaatatttttgaaacaattcCATAGTTTTGCTAATATCATCACAGACAGGAAGAAATTTGTTTGTAATCGCATAAAAATTAATGATCTACTGCTGTAAAGAGTTGTTTGGGTAATTAATTTAACCAAGCCGGCCTACAAGCATGAAGCACCCCGTTGAAAAATATGGCCTCGAGGGTGTGTTGTGCTTTGAGTTTCACATGTCTAGGATAGGACATCAATGGTCAATgacattttaaatcaatttaatattaaGCTGGGGTTTAGTCTGGATCTTATTAGGTTGTCCCCAGAGATTAATTAGCTGTGATCTTAAAAGACCCTCCACGGGTGCAAAGGGGCTTTGGTACGAGACAAAAAACTAAAGAGACGACTAACATAGAGCGTACTCATTAATTGTTGCCTCCTCTAAAGGTAAGAGCGTGGTCTAAAATCCCTGGAAATCCTTTGCCTTTTCTTGATTGGAAAACTTACAAAGAACAGCGATTTTCTCATTTGATTGTGCTTTCTCTAATAATTGAGTGTATGCTGGGAGGAAACTTCTCCAGTAAAATCATTCCTAATCATTGCCCGAGCATTAAACTACAAATCACATAATGCGGCCGATCCATTTTCTATGAGATGTCTCCAGAGTCCAAACGCCTTCAATGAGGAGACTTGTACGAAAGCGCAACTGTTAAATAATGGAAATAATTTTGCTTCAAGGACTACAATCTCCCAAATCGATCCTATATCAAATGGGAGTCGAATCAGTTGATGCAATTTCTCAGATTTATCCAAGTGATCAATAGGCACCTGTGAAGGACATACCCATTAGTAAACGCGTCTAGGCTGTAAGCTGGCGTAACCTGTCGTCTTCTACAGTAGCTTTGACTGGTAACTTGTTTAGGAGAATAATtgaaatacttaaaaatattagCAAGTATGGACTGGACGTTTCAGAAGTTTGCGGAGGATGAATTAACGCAAATCAACTGGGGCTTTTCTAAAGACTTTGTCGACTTCgtacctttaaaaaataataacataagtGATTCATTCAAAGGAGTATCAGTTAGGTGTGATTTGTTTATTTAGTGTACGTTTTGCATCAAGACCCATCAATGATGGTAcgctatttatttgtttacttttttgCTACCCAAAAATAGACCCCCCCGCGCCCGCCCATTTTTTTTGTCCTTCTAATTTCAACTTCATTAAACTTCATGCCACCACAGTAATTTGagtcctttttaaaaataattaaagactCTATAGTTTCTTCTTGATATACCTTCCacactaaatatatttattaaataataaaataaaaagtatcaattattttaatcttCAAGATTAATCTTCTAACTCTAACGGCAATGCATCCATTTCACTACCAGAAGTGGTAACATGAAGTGATTCTTTTAAGAACAAGAGAATAACCAAATGAATAAAGAACTACGAAGAAATACATTGTAAACAGACTGATTAATTCCTTTTTTCCCGATTCAATCCAACTCCAATACTCTGCAAAAACTTTTACATGAAGAAGGAGAATCCTATGATTATAACCCAACAATCCAGACTCAAAAATGAGGCTAGGGTTAACATGTGTCCTCCCATGAATTATTGTCCTAATCAGTAAGTGAAGAATGAGTTGGAATCAGCCAAATATAGACAGTATGGAGAGAAGAGGAGCGaatccttgaaaaaaaaaaaatgctagaatgatgaaattttttatggaaatggGATTGGGGGGTTGTGGAGGGACGACAATAAAAAGTGGGAAAAAGGGGGTTAGCATTGAAATGTGAAGTAAGGAGAAAAGATGATTCGTTGGGAGGTTAAACACCAAAAGAGGACACAGAGGTCTTTGGAAAGGGGGAGAGTCTTTATCGTATATGATTGCAGACTGCCTTTGTTTGTGTGGTCACATGGATTCCCCTGCACTGCACAAGAGAAGACACCCTTCTGAGTCTATGCAcctttcctctctctttccTTGCGTCAAACCTTCATTATGACCAAATCAAACAGCAACATTCATTTCCCATTACCCAACAACACACCCTGTTGGAGGGCGTGGTGAACTTGGTTAGTCCACCGCCGTGACACAAAAATTTTagttatataacatataatttattaccaaataaactatatgttataaattaagaatattaCTCTATATTATTGAGTTGTTTCTCAATATCTTTTTGTCAACGTTTTGAAATTCGAACTTCACCCAGTGCCTTCTAAGAGTATTGGCTATATTGAAATTAAATCCCTGTAAAAGTACCCAAGGTAGTTCATGCTGACTTAAAATAATCACTTTCTTAAGCCAAATGGCGACCATCTCTCATTCTCAGCCACACAATCCGCCGTTTTAGTAATCAAATTAAGAGGGTATAAGTTAAGTGAGTATTGTCTTGACATGatgattgaaaaattttcataccAAGAGTTGTCCACACGCGCGGCGTCAAACACAATATCACGTGCAAATTTCTGTAGATAAATTTGATATTGATGTACATTTCGTGGATTAAAGGCTTTAAAAGGGGAGGGGGGGTCGACTTGGATCTCCATGGAGAAAGAGCCAAAAGCTTATGATTGTACTGAGTCACTTCTTGTGAGTTTTgtttaaaacaactaaaagccTTCAGCTTTTGCCTTCTATTTCTGGCACCCTTTCAATATATTGGGGAGAGAAATCagacagagagagagatagagaatgGCATTAGAAGCTGTGGTGTTCCAGCAAGATCCGTTCAGTTTTGGCTGCAGGGATGTCTACGCCATGGGAGGTGGCTGGAGCTATGGCTTTGGTTTCGAAGAGGACAAGGTTTacactcaaactcaaactcagACTCTTGACGCTAATGTCGATCATCAGCAAGCTCTCCACGGTAATTGGGAGTCTTCCTGCTCTTCCATGGTGCAACATCTCAAGGAATGGGACGCCAACTCTTCCTCGACAGAAGCTTGCACTGGTGATGGGTTACTCGCCGGAGTACCACCTCCGCCGCAGGAGCCTGCAGCTACGTCAGGTCGGCGAAAGAGACGACGCACCAGAAGCGTCAAGAACAAAGAACAAGTGGAGAACCAGAGAATGACCCATATTGCAGTTGAACGCAATCGGCGCAGACAGATGAATGAACATCTAGCCGTCCTCCGATCGTTGATGCCTGCATCTTACGTTCAAAGGGTTAGTTCCTCTCTTCTGTCTCTGTCTTTCTTGTGTGACCTGTGTCAAATAATTATTGATGCCATTATAATAAGCTTTTGCGTGTTCAATAATTGAATTCTCTGTCTCCCACATTGTAACCAGGGTGACCAAGCTTCAATTATAGGGGGCGCcataaattttgtgaaggagCTTGAACAGCTCCTCCAGCCTCTGGAAGCCCAAAAACTAATGAAGCAACGATCCCAAACAGACTCCTCCACTGTCTTCTCCAACTTCTTCACCTTCCCCCAGTACTCCACCTATTCAACTCACTACAACTCCTCTGCGGCAACAAAGGAGTCCATGGCCGAGAAGCGATCCGCCATTGCAGACGTGGAAGTAACAATGGTGGAAACCCACGCAAACATCAGAGTACTATCAAGAACAAGACCAAAACAGCTCTTCAAGATGGTGGCTTGGCTCCACTCCGTCCGCCTTACCATCCTCCACCTCAACGTCACAACAGTGGATCATATGGTCCTCTACTCTTTCAGTGCCAAGGTCAGATACAAACATGTGTATATATCTATCAGTCTCAGTCTCATATCATCTCTCAATGACCCATCATTAATATGgaattttgtgtttgttttgagACAGGTTGAAGATGATTGTGTGCTGAGTTCCGTGAATGAGATTGCAACTGCAGTGTATGAGACGGTGGGGAGGATCCAAGGAGAGGCTCCGCTTACCTGaacaaaaccctaatttctTCCTGTAATTGTCCAGTCTCTAGAATTTTTAGTAGATAAGTTTCATAGTTCTTATATTTTCGAGGGACATTATGTACTGTGAAATGACTTCAATTCATAATGTTTGCCTGAATTCTATTATCATTTTGCCCCTCACCGAATTCAATCAATTCTAGAAGTATAATTTTGTGCAAGACCCATACAAGGAAATCTCTTGTACTTGTGCCCTCCCAACCGTCAACACTGTAAATTAATTCATCGAACTACCCCCAGAATACTGTAGGCCCATCCTTGATTGATTGCGACATCTACCCTAGATTCATGCTACTCTAAGCCTTCGTTTTCatcatgaaaagaaaatagtagggAATATTGAATTCTTGTGGTgtgttacaaaaataaaaagaaaaattgcctaaaatcttatatatctttaaaattttcattttctatataagaaaaatagaagagaaataaattttaaaaatatgtatttcctGAAATGGAAATTTATTTCAGGGAAGGCCTAGCACTCACTTTATTGAGGTCTATAGGCCCATCATACGAGTGGCCCATTCAAGTACTGCTCTTGCTTCGTGGGCTCTACTTCTAGGGTCTATGAGTCTATATgtacattttgttttttctttaattttttattgggtGTGAGGGAGTGAGGAACAGTATAGACGTTTTCCCAACATAGGTCAAAGTTTCAACTTTTCCAGATATACCGTGTTTGGTCTTTTTTTACCATCTTTGGTGAAATGATGGTAACTTTTCACTCTCTCGTTGGACcacttttttaattctttttccttttcttttgggAAATTCTTATGGTACGGGAAGAGTACCATATCTGCAACAATTATGaggttttcaaaattaattacaattaattaatttcagcaatgaatactttttttctagaaatatattataatcagcAATGAAGAGCTAATTGAGGTAATCCAATAGGTCCCAATTTAATAGGGAGTATAAAGATTAGAAAGACCGATATACGATCAACCTTGCTTCGGTTTTCTTACTCAAAAGAGGTTTAAGAGGGGGTTagctaaatgaaaaaaagatgCTAGTGGGATTAAGGAGAAGACCTCTTGCTAGGTCGaatcttgtatttttttattttagcttaGGAATCTTATCATGTTCGATTGACGGTTTttcacatataaaaaaaaaacaatataaatattttatgcaatttatttatttttatagtgtAGACATCATCATGAGAAGTAGCAAGAGGAATGATGAACGCAAGAAGTTTATCAGAACAGAAAAGAGAGGAGAACAATGACGAAAGAAGGGATTGATGGGTGGTGAGAAAAAGCCGAAAGCTccaaattttataagaaaaattatgggTTGATAGATTTACAAATGTCAGCTAAGTAATAAGCAATATGCAGGTGAAAGGAAGAATCTTTTAGGAGTAGTCTTTGGCATTCTTCAAGAGCTTTGATGAATTAATGGCCTGTCATGATTATATAAGCTTCAACGTCCCCtgttttaagaataatttcatCCTCACATGTTTCAATATTTGTCCTCTGTTGACCATATCAATGATGAACTGGCCACAcccatgaaaatatatttttttcttctcttgatTAACACACTATCATAAGGTTTCTTGATTCCATTTTCCAGGAAAATACAAGGACTGCAATTTTAACCAgctaatttcatttaaattttgatgTATCCATTAGAgacaaatattcaaaatttcaaaaatacaaTTGTCATTGGCTTTCTAAAAGTTGGAAACATATCTAAGCTGTAAAGCCAATATCCATGGGGATTTGGTTTTCACAAGAACCTCAAGGCAAGGCAAGTACAGCCAAGAAAAAAGCTataaagtttgaaggaaaaagcTCCGAAGCCACCTACGTGAGGTTAAGCACAGGGCGCAGCTGCCATCAACAGCCTTAAGAGCTGATCTTTCTTAGCTTCTATCACTTTAACACATATATAATAATACGTAAATCACTAATAGATAGACTGAAAATAATATGCTGTTTTGTCGGTTCTGGACGATCCATCATCGCCTTTTCTGAATGCAAGAGTCGTGAATCCCTTTAGCAGAGGTAGGACCATGCCCGCGTTCATATCGGATGTGATATCGGTAATGATATGGGCATGAGGCCGTTCTACTACTTTTACTGTAGTGTGGGTTATACTTCTCTTTGGAAAATGATGTGTGCAAAGGAAAAGGTGAAATGATATTGTATTTTGCCCAAAAATCCAGTCAAAGATTTATTGTTGAACCCAGCACATCACATGCAATGGAAATCATCAATTTATCAATTGCCTTTTGGGCAGTTCTGGTGGCCTAACAAACACAATTCTGCTACTGACTCTTCCTTCTATCAAGCAGTTGTGGAAATTGAAAATCAGATCAATGAAGGATTACGTTTGGAATTCTTCCTGTAGCTAAGAAACACAGGGAGGAAATTCAAAATTGAGCTTAATTAAAAGTGGGTCTCTTATAGACGATTTCACAGCTGAAAAGCAAATCAATCAGTTCTCGTGGGATTAGAAATACTTTTGA
Above is a genomic segment from Vitis riparia cultivar Riparia Gloire de Montpellier isolate 1030 chromosome 7, EGFV_Vit.rip_1.0, whole genome shotgun sequence containing:
- the LOC117918819 gene encoding transcription factor bHLH94-like, which encodes MALEAVVFQQDPFSFGCRDVYAMGGGWSYGFGFEEDKVYTQTQTQTLDANVDHQQALHGNWESSCSSMVQHLKEWDANSSSTEACTGDGLLAGVPPPPQEPAATSGRRKRRRTRSVKNKEQVENQRMTHIAVERNRRRQMNEHLAVLRSLMPASYVQRGDQASIIGGAINFVKELEQLLQPLEAQKLMKQRSQTDSSTVFSNFFTFPQYSTYSTHYNSSAATKESMAEKRSAIADVEVTMVETHANIRVLSRTRPKQLFKMVAWLHSVRLTILHLNVTTVDHMVLYSFSAKVEDDCVLSSVNEIATAVYETVGRIQGEAPLT